A window of Rhododendron vialii isolate Sample 1 chromosome 11a, ASM3025357v1 contains these coding sequences:
- the LOC131307644 gene encoding protein NRT1/ PTR FAMILY 4.5-like — MRNMEKEEEATKADYNSLQNWSSTNKKKGGFKAASFVFVFVLFENMAFVANMVSLVLYFYLEMHFDIPGSANTLTNLMGSTFLLSIIGAFISDTFLGRYTTALIFGVLEVLSLVLMTIQAHDHNLQPRPCNKSSCVKGGIAVMLYTSLCLLALGTGGVKGALPALGADQFDQKVPKEAKALASYFNFLLFSTNVGAAVGVTVVVWVSANKGWWCGFLICTVVTGIGYAVLAVGRPFYRIQAPGESPVIRIAQVIVVSFKNRRMNLPESLDDKLYEIKEKESISQEQKLSHTKQFRCLDKAAILREDVKPTSWTVCTVTQVEEVKVLTRMVPIIASTIILNTCMAQLQTFSVQQGNRMDRSLGSFEVPASSIPIIPLLFIAILLPIYEFIFVPFARKITHHPSGITQLQRVGVGLVLSAVSMAIAALVEVKRRDWSIKSPLKPISLFWLSFQYAIFGVADMFTLVGLLEFFYREAPAGMKSLSTSFTYVSISLGYFLSGVLVDIINSVTQRIGPGRKGWLFGQDLDLNQLDLFYWFMAVLSCLNFLNYLYWASWYKYKTDEPKIEPSKNRALVVEQQK; from the exons ATGAGAAACATG gagaaagaggaagaagCCACCAAAGCAGACTACAACTCCCTTCAGAACTGGTCTAGTaccaataaaaagaaaggtGGATTCAAAGCAGCTTCATTTGTTTTTG TGTTTGTGTTATTTGAGAACATGGCATTCGTGGCAAACATGGTGAGCCTGGTGCTATACTTCTACCTGGAGATGCACTTCGACATCCCTGGCTCTGCAAACACTCTCACAAACCTCATGGGTTCAACTTTCTTGCTCTCCATTATCGGTGCATTCATTTCGGACACTTTCTTGGGCAGATACACTACGGCCCTGATTTTTGGAGTTCTAGAAGTACTG TCTTTGGTGCTGATGACCATCCAAGCCCACGACCACAACTTACAACCAAGGCCCTGCAACAAATCAAGCTGTGTAAAAGGAGGCATAGCAGTGATGCTATACACATCACTGTGTCTACTGGCGTTGGGCACCGGCGGGGTCAAGGGGGCTCTACCTGCACTGGGTGCAGACCAGTTCGACCAAAAGGTCCCTAAAGAGGCCAAGGCTCTGGCCAGTTACTTCAACTTCCTTCTGTTCAGCACCAACGTGGGCGCCGCCGTGGGAGTCACCGTTGTTGTCTGGGTCAGCGCCAACAAAGGGTGGTGGTGCGGGTTTCTCATTTGCACTGTTGTTACTGGTATTGGGTATGCTGTGCTCGCCGTTGGAAGGCCTTTCTATCGGATCCAGGCGCCCGGGGAGAGCCCTGTCATCAGGATCGCACAG GTGATTGTagtgtctttcaaaaatcgAAGGATGAATCTGCCAGAGAGCCTGGATGATAAACTCTATGAGATCAAGGAAAAGGAATCAATTTCTCAGGAGCAAAAACTTTCACACACCAAACAATTCAG GTGCCTGGACAAAGCTGCAATTCTTAGAGAAGATGTCAAGCCCACTTCATGGACTGTATGCACGGTGACCCAAGTAGAGGAAGTCAAGGTCCTAACCAGAATGGTGCCCATAATAGCCAGCACCATCATATTGAACACTTGTATGGCCCAACTCCAAACATTTTCAGTCCAACAAGGCAACCGTATGGACCGCTCCTTGGGCTCCTTCGAGGTCCCCGCGTCATCAATTCCCATAATACCTCTGCTCTTCATCGCTATTCTCCTTCCCATCTACGAGTTCATTTTCGTCCCTTTCGCGCGCAAAATAACACACCACCCGTCGGGTATAACCCAGCTCCAACGGGTAGGGGTTGGCCTAGTTCTGTCCGCGGTCTCAATGGCGATAGCGGCTCTTGTGGAAGTGAAGAGGAGGGATTGGTCCATTAAGAGCCCGTTAAAGCCTATCAGTCTCTTCTGGCTCTCGTTCCAGTACGCCATTTTCGGAGTCGCGGACATGTTTACCCTCGTAGGGTTATTGGAGTTCTTTTACAGAGAAGCCCCTGCAGGCATGAAATCCCTCTCCACTTCATTCACTTATGTTTCTATCTCATTGGGCTATTTCTTGAGTGGTGTGCTTGTTGATATCATCAATTCAGTGACCCAAAGAATAGGCCCAGGCAGAAAAGGGTGGTTATTTGGGCAGGATTTGGATCTGAACCAATTGGATCTGTTTTATTGGTTCATGGCAGTTCTTAGTTGTTTGAACTTTTTGAACTATCTTTATTGGGCCTCGTGGTACAAGTACAAGACGGACGAGCCCAAGATTGAGCCCAGTAAAAATAGAGCCCTAGTTGTGGAACAACAGAAGTAA